From the Micromonospora sediminicola genome, one window contains:
- a CDS encoding DUF305 domain-containing protein, with the protein MTGRQARVWWAVTALAALLVIGGLALTGRGDTRPAATRPSPAGAVPSPTGEFSAPPVLVPGRPGESAATRPAAEVRDAAPPRWNGLDVWYVRMMIPHHEQALEMAKLAPDRAADPRVRAVADRIRAAQGPEVGVLRAWLSTRDLPAEVAGHDHATMRGMQSAEAMRQLADARGAAFDTLFVRMMTAHHQGAVVMSTDLLKVGADQVMQEFANAVAVEQSAEITRMRTLLPS; encoded by the coding sequence ATGACCGGCCGGCAGGCACGCGTGTGGTGGGCCGTCACAGCGCTCGCAGCGCTCCTGGTGATCGGCGGGCTGGCCCTGACCGGGCGCGGCGACACCCGCCCGGCGGCGACCCGGCCGAGCCCGGCCGGCGCCGTCCCGAGCCCGACGGGCGAGTTCTCCGCCCCGCCCGTGCTGGTCCCCGGCCGCCCGGGCGAGTCGGCGGCCACCCGCCCCGCCGCCGAGGTCCGCGACGCCGCCCCGCCGCGGTGGAACGGCCTGGACGTCTGGTACGTGCGGATGATGATCCCGCACCACGAGCAGGCGCTGGAGATGGCGAAGCTCGCCCCCGACCGGGCCGCCGACCCCCGGGTGCGGGCCGTCGCCGACCGGATCCGGGCCGCCCAGGGGCCTGAGGTCGGCGTGCTGCGCGCCTGGCTGAGCACCCGTGACCTGCCGGCCGAGGTGGCCGGCCACGACCACGCCACCATGCGCGGGATGCAGTCCGCCGAGGCCATGCGGCAGCTCGCGGACGCCCGGGGCGCGGCGTTCGACACGTTGTTCGTGCGGATGATGACCGCCCATCACCAGGGCGCGGTGGTGATGTCCACCGATCTGCTCAAGGTGGGCGCCGACCAGGTCATGCAGGAGTTCGCCAACGCCGTCGCGGTCGAGCAGTCCGCCGAGATCACCCGCATGCGCACCCTCCTCCCGTCCTGA
- a CDS encoding sensor histidine kinase, giving the protein MTVDRLILGRPLRGVAFDAAVSGLVVLVAVLGLLAEQGGLPAFAVGVAMAAVLFFRRTHPSLVAVAVAALALAQVVVGWGPLGYDIGVLIALYSVVKYADRARDGILAGIGAAIGVLLSALSWPGPAPWWAGALYYGLVTGAVWLVGLNVRTRRLYVLSLEERAATLEREREAESRAAVAEERTRIARELHDVVAHSMAVMIVQADGVRFTLDRDPATAREAAKVVADTGRQALEEMRRLVGVLREPSRPEPPPVTDEPAAEPAHRRPALVELPALLDRFRAAGLRIACAGAGTPVALPPGLELTVYRVVQESLTNALKHAGVGASVELTLDWDADAVVVRAVDDGRGRPVVRPAPSGGHGLVGMRERVGVYDGSLAAGPTLAGGWRVEARLPLPAPAGTEEGSAAA; this is encoded by the coding sequence GTGACCGTGGACCGCCTGATCCTCGGCCGCCCGCTGCGCGGTGTCGCCTTCGACGCCGCCGTCTCCGGGCTGGTCGTCCTCGTCGCCGTGCTGGGCCTGCTGGCCGAGCAGGGCGGCCTGCCGGCGTTCGCGGTCGGCGTGGCGATGGCGGCGGTGCTGTTCTTCCGGCGGACCCACCCGTCCCTGGTCGCCGTGGCGGTGGCCGCGCTCGCGCTGGCCCAGGTGGTCGTCGGCTGGGGGCCGCTCGGCTACGACATCGGCGTGCTGATTGCCCTCTACAGCGTGGTCAAGTACGCCGACCGGGCGCGCGACGGCATCCTGGCCGGGATCGGCGCGGCGATCGGCGTGCTGCTCTCCGCGCTCTCCTGGCCCGGGCCGGCGCCCTGGTGGGCGGGGGCGCTCTACTACGGCCTGGTCACCGGCGCGGTCTGGCTGGTCGGGCTGAACGTGCGGACCCGCCGGCTCTACGTGCTCAGCCTGGAGGAGCGGGCCGCGACGCTGGAGCGGGAGCGGGAGGCGGAGTCCCGGGCGGCGGTGGCCGAGGAGCGCACCCGCATCGCCCGGGAGCTGCACGACGTGGTGGCGCACAGCATGGCCGTGATGATCGTGCAGGCCGACGGCGTGCGGTTCACCCTGGACCGGGACCCGGCGACCGCGCGGGAGGCGGCGAAGGTGGTGGCGGACACCGGCCGGCAGGCGCTGGAGGAGATGCGGCGGCTGGTCGGGGTGCTGCGCGAGCCGAGCCGCCCGGAGCCGCCCCCGGTGACCGACGAGCCGGCCGCCGAGCCGGCGCACCGCCGTCCCGCGCTGGTGGAGTTGCCCGCGTTGCTCGACCGGTTCCGTGCCGCCGGGTTGCGGATCGCCTGCGCCGGCGCCGGCACCCCGGTGGCGCTGCCGCCGGGCCTGGAGCTGACCGTCTACCGGGTGGTGCAGGAGAGCCTGACCAACGCGCTCAAGCACGCCGGCGTGGGGGCGTCGGTCGAGCTGACGCTCGACTGGGACGCCGACGCCGTCGTGGTCCGGGCCGTCGACGACGGGCGCGGCCGTCCGGTGGTGCGGCCGGCGCCGTCCGGCGGGCACGGCCTGGTCGGCATGCGGGAACGGGTCGGGGTGTACGACGGCAGCCTCGCCGCCGGACCGACGCTGGCCGGGGGTTGGCGGGTGGAGGCGCGACTGCCGCTGCCCGCGCCGGCCGGCACCGAGGAAGGGAGCGCGGCGGCGTGA
- a CDS encoding response regulator yields the protein MTVRVMIVDDQALVRAGFRMVLDSQPDLAVVGEAIDGADALRVLERVEADVVVMDLRMPTMDGVEATRRICARSTGGRPRVLVLTTFDTEADAFAALRAGASGFLLKNVPPEDLLAAIRVVAEGDSVVAPSITRRLLDRFAGQLGPAPVQDPRLAQLTEREREVLLLVAQGLSNAEIAGRVHVAEATVKTHVGRILAKLQLRDRVQAVVLAYESGLVTPGG from the coding sequence GTGACCGTGCGGGTGATGATCGTCGACGACCAGGCGCTGGTCCGCGCCGGATTCCGGATGGTGCTCGACTCCCAACCCGACCTGGCCGTGGTCGGTGAGGCGATCGACGGCGCGGACGCGCTGCGGGTCCTGGAGCGGGTCGAGGCCGACGTGGTGGTGATGGACCTGCGGATGCCCACCATGGACGGGGTGGAGGCGACCCGGCGGATCTGCGCCCGTTCCACCGGCGGGCGTCCCCGGGTGCTGGTGCTCACCACGTTCGACACCGAGGCCGACGCCTTCGCCGCGCTGCGCGCCGGGGCGAGCGGCTTCCTGCTCAAGAACGTGCCGCCGGAGGACCTGCTCGCCGCGATCCGGGTGGTCGCCGAGGGTGACTCGGTGGTCGCCCCGTCGATCACCCGGCGACTGCTCGACCGCTTCGCCGGCCAGCTCGGCCCCGCTCCGGTCCAGGACCCGCGACTGGCCCAGCTGACCGAGCGGGAGCGGGAGGTGCTGCTGCTCGTCGCGCAGGGGCTGTCCAACGCGGAGATCGCCGGGCGGGTGCACGTCGCGGAGGCGACGGTGAAGACGCACGTGGGCCGGATCCTGGCCAAACTCCAGCTCCGCGACCGGGTCCAGGCCGTGGTGCTGGCGTACGAGAGCGGGCTGGTCACACCCGGCGGATGA
- a CDS encoding ABC transporter ATP-binding protein, translating to MSATPTTGVAVAARALHMEYGAGPNRVVALDGVDLDLGAARFTAVMGPSGSGKSTLLHCLAGLDRPSAGTVRIGEADLARLDDRRLTRLRRDRIGFVFQRFNLLPTLTARENIVLPLAIAGRRPDPAWLRQVVAAVGLTDRLDHRPAELSGGQQQRVAVARALVTRPWVVFADEPTGNLDSRSGAEVLRLLREAVDALGQTVVMVTHDPAAAAYADRVVFLADGRLVDDVHAPTTARVREALSRLEPAATPVGR from the coding sequence TTGTCCGCAACCCCGACCACCGGCGTCGCCGTCGCCGCCCGTGCGCTGCACATGGAGTACGGCGCCGGGCCGAACCGGGTCGTCGCCCTCGACGGCGTCGACCTCGACCTGGGCGCCGCCCGGTTCACCGCCGTGATGGGTCCCTCCGGCTCCGGCAAGTCCACCCTGCTGCACTGCCTCGCCGGCCTGGACCGGCCGTCGGCCGGCACCGTCCGCATCGGCGAGGCCGACCTGGCCCGCCTCGACGACCGTCGGTTGACCCGGCTGCGCCGGGACCGGATCGGCTTCGTCTTCCAGAGGTTCAACCTGCTGCCCACGCTCACCGCGCGGGAGAACATCGTCCTCCCGTTGGCCATCGCCGGCCGGCGACCCGATCCGGCCTGGTTGCGGCAGGTGGTGGCCGCCGTCGGCCTGACCGACCGGCTCGACCACCGGCCGGCGGAACTCAGCGGCGGGCAGCAGCAGCGCGTCGCGGTGGCCCGCGCCCTGGTCACCCGGCCGTGGGTCGTCTTCGCCGACGAGCCGACCGGCAACCTGGACTCCCGTTCCGGCGCCGAGGTGCTGCGGCTGCTGCGCGAGGCCGTGGACGCCCTCGGTCAGACCGTCGTCATGGTCACCCACGACCCGGCCGCCGCCGCGTACGCCGACCGGGTGGTCTTCCTGGCCGACGGCCGGCTCGTCGACGACGTGCACGCCCCGACCACCGCCCGGGTCCGCGAGGCGCTGAGCCGGCTCGAACCGGCCGCGACGCCGGTGGGGCGGTGA